The Planctomycetota bacterium genome includes the window GCCATGCCCCGACCCCCTGTTTCGTCTGCCGCAGATCCCCTGCGGGTGCCGCCGGTCCTCACGGCGCGCCGGGACCGGGACCCGCCAGTGCCGCCCCTCGCAGGCTTGCGCCCTTTCCCCGCCACGCGCCTTACTCCGTTTGCCTCAACCGTGCGAGCAGCGTCGCCGTCCGTTTCGGCAGCCCCTCGCTTCCCGCCACCCCCAGCGCCCTCAGGTGGCTCTCCAGCCGCTCCAGGCCCGCCGCGTCCGCCACGTCGTACCAGTGCGGCACCAGGCCCAGGACGAGGCCGAACGCCTCCGCCCGGTCCACCAGGGCGTCGAACACCCCGTCTCCGTCCCAGTCGAAGCCGAGGAAAAGTTCCGGCCTCTCCAGGCTGAGGCCCACCAGGTACACCCCGCCCTCCGTCGTCGGGCCGAGCACCACGTCGTCCACCAGCAGCCGGTCGAACGCCTCGATGACGAACGAGTCCGGAACCGTCGGGCAATCCGTCACCAGCACCACCACCCGCTGATGCCCCGACCGGAAGGCGTACTCGCACAGGCTCGCCAGCACCTGGCCCCGCGTCGCACCTTGCTGCTGCATCACCCGCCAGTGCCGCGACGCCAGCAACTCCACCGACTTCCGCGCGCCGCGCGGGGCATAGGCCAGCACCCGGCTCCGGACCGACAGGCCCGAGAATCGCTCGCACAAGTCCATCACAAAACTACGGTAAACCCTTGCGGCCGCAGGCGCACCGAGGACCGCCGCCAGGCCGGGCTTCACCCGGCCGGCTTTCGGTTCCCTTACCAGGAATGCGAACAGGGTGGACATCCGCCCCGCCTTTCCCCGGACGGCCGCTTAATCGGGTCCACATTGCCGCCTCGTACTTCCGGCCTTCGTAGTCCCGACAAGTCGGGACTGCTTCCGCCCTCCGTAGCAGTAGCACGGATACTGCGGAGGACGGGTCGGCGGAGTAGGCTCGCGCCGAACCCAGCCGCAATTGGCACTGCAACCGCGGCAATTATAAGCCCTTCCGCCCAAAACTGTCCATCAAAAAAGGTATTCCGCCTGTCGAAGCGCAGCGAAGACCCGCCGAAGCCTCTGGCGAAGGCGGGCCGCTTGCCACGGCGTAGTCCCTGACAGAGCCGGA containing:
- a CDS encoding DUF2064 domain-containing protein, which produces MSTLFAFLVREPKAGRVKPGLAAVLGAPAAARVYRSFVMDLCERFSGLSVRSRVLAYAPRGARKSVELLASRHWRVMQQQGATRGQVLASLCEYAFRSGHQRVVVLVTDCPTVPDSFVIEAFDRLLVDDVVLGPTTEGGVYLVGLSLERPELFLGFDWDGDGVFDALVDRAEAFGLVLGLVPHWYDVADAAGLERLESHLRALGVAGSEGLPKRTATLLARLRQTE